A single region of the Arthrobacter sp. V1I7 genome encodes:
- a CDS encoding Rho termination factor N-terminal domain-containing protein codes for MTEEKGNQAPNTPDVSETELREMKADELRQEARDENISGASSLRKEELVKEVAKAKSGNETSDGNGTDAGPSSGDLGAGPEGGKLRHGDSSSKSLKYSQEVTSTDDEPEREGRSLATTHHEVIRQWAEERDGVPATVEGTEHGDHLGVLRIDFGGDDAKLRHVSWEEWFDTFDSRGLNFIYQEQRSDGQQSNFFRLENPDREEG; via the coding sequence ATGACCGAAGAAAAGGGAAACCAGGCGCCGAACACCCCGGACGTCAGCGAAACAGAACTGCGCGAAATGAAAGCCGATGAACTTCGGCAGGAGGCCCGGGACGAAAATATCAGCGGGGCCTCAAGCCTGCGTAAGGAAGAGCTGGTGAAGGAAGTTGCCAAGGCCAAATCCGGGAACGAGACTTCGGACGGCAACGGCACCGATGCGGGCCCGAGCAGTGGTGATCTTGGAGCCGGACCGGAGGGCGGGAAGCTGCGTCACGGGGACAGCTCCTCGAAGTCTTTGAAGTACTCCCAGGAAGTAACATCCACGGACGATGAACCGGAACGTGAAGGCCGCAGCCTGGCCACCACGCACCATGAGGTGATCCGGCAGTGGGCTGAGGAACGGGACGGGGTTCCGGCGACGGTGGAGGGCACGGAACACGGTGACCATCTGGGCGTACTGAGGATCGATTTCGGCGGCGACGACGCCAAGCTGCGCCATGTCAGCTGGGAAGAATGGTTTGACACTTTTGACAGCCGCGGCCTGAATTTCATTTACCAGGAACAGCGCAGCGATGGGCAGCAGTCGAACTTTTTCCGCCTGGAGAATCCGGATCGTGAAGAAGGCTAG
- a CDS encoding cytochrome ubiquinol oxidase subunit I — protein sequence MDALEIARWQFGITTVYHFMMVPLTVGLGLVVAVIQTLWYRTGRPEYLRMTKFWGKLFLINFIMGVATGIVQEFQFGMAWSEYSRFVGDVFGAPLAMEALLAFFVESTFLGLWIFGWKQLRPAVHLACLWIAVIGSVFSAYFIIVANSWMQHPVGVEMIDGRPVMTDAWAVFTNNTALVAFPHTLFGCLAVAGAFLLGIAWYHLWRRRHDGIDTVGADGRVIPGESSVPGRDRADHAVWIRSLRIGAVVAMISFAGTALTGDLQGKLMFEQQPMKMAAAEAACHDGTGFSVLSVGNLDTKNCDDIVAVIEVPGILSFLAKGDFTTEVKGVNSLLDQYKADYGTHLPDNPIYGDRAGQEIQYVPVMEVTYWGFRMMIGFGGLAAFAALVALWATRKGTVPASRGLMRVAVVGILAPFGANAAGWIFTEMGRQPFVVAPNPDPSGIDQVFMFTAAAVSPGVSAGELLASLVVLTAVYALLLVVEVKLLVKYIRGGVVSAMPELAHSPDDENEDQTPGEGPRGSSKPDDDVLAFAY from the coding sequence TTGGACGCCTTGGAAATCGCACGCTGGCAATTCGGAATCACCACCGTGTACCACTTCATGATGGTGCCGCTCACGGTCGGCCTGGGTCTGGTTGTCGCCGTCATCCAGACGCTCTGGTACCGTACCGGCCGGCCGGAGTACCTCCGGATGACCAAGTTCTGGGGCAAGCTCTTCCTGATCAACTTCATCATGGGCGTCGCCACCGGCATCGTGCAGGAGTTCCAGTTCGGCATGGCCTGGAGCGAGTACAGCCGCTTCGTCGGAGACGTGTTCGGGGCGCCGCTTGCGATGGAGGCACTCCTGGCCTTTTTCGTGGAATCCACCTTCCTGGGCCTGTGGATCTTCGGCTGGAAGCAGCTCAGGCCGGCCGTGCATCTCGCCTGCCTCTGGATCGCCGTCATCGGTTCGGTCTTCTCCGCCTACTTCATCATCGTGGCCAACAGCTGGATGCAGCACCCCGTCGGCGTCGAGATGATCGACGGCCGGCCGGTCATGACGGACGCCTGGGCGGTCTTCACCAACAACACCGCTCTCGTCGCCTTCCCGCACACCCTCTTCGGTTGCCTCGCCGTGGCCGGCGCCTTCCTGCTCGGCATCGCCTGGTACCATCTGTGGCGCCGCCGCCACGACGGGATCGACACGGTCGGGGCGGACGGCAGGGTCATCCCGGGCGAATCAAGCGTTCCGGGACGGGACCGGGCCGACCACGCCGTCTGGATCCGCTCGCTCCGGATCGGCGCCGTCGTCGCCATGATCTCCTTTGCCGGCACCGCCCTGACCGGCGACCTGCAGGGCAAGCTGATGTTTGAACAGCAGCCCATGAAGATGGCCGCCGCCGAGGCGGCCTGCCACGACGGCACGGGCTTCTCCGTGCTCAGCGTCGGCAACCTTGACACCAAAAACTGCGACGACATCGTGGCGGTGATCGAGGTCCCCGGCATCCTGTCCTTCCTGGCCAAGGGCGATTTCACCACCGAGGTCAAAGGTGTGAACAGCCTCCTGGACCAGTACAAGGCCGACTACGGCACGCACCTGCCGGACAACCCCATCTATGGGGACCGGGCGGGCCAGGAGATCCAGTACGTGCCGGTCATGGAAGTCACCTACTGGGGTTTCCGGATGATGATCGGCTTCGGCGGGCTGGCAGCCTTCGCGGCGCTCGTGGCGCTGTGGGCCACCCGCAAGGGAACCGTGCCGGCCTCCCGCGGCCTCATGCGCGTGGCAGTGGTCGGCATCCTGGCTCCCTTCGGGGCCAACGCCGCCGGCTGGATCTTCACCGAAATGGGCCGCCAGCCCTTCGTCGTCGCGCCGAACCCGGATCCCAGCGGGATCGACCAGGTCTTCATGTTCACCGCCGCTGCCGTCTCGCCGGGCGTCTCCGCCGGGGAGCTGCTGGCCTCCCTGGTGGTGCTGACCGCCGTCTATGCACTGCTGCTCGTGGTGGAGGTCAAGCTCCTGGTCAAGTACATCCGCGGCGGCGTGGTCTCGGCCATGCCGGAACTCGCGCACTCCCCGGACGATGAGAACGAGGACCAGACCCCGGGGGAGGGCCCGCGCGGCTCCAGCAAACCCGACGACGACGTCCTGGCCTTCGCCTACTAA
- the cydD gene encoding thiol reductant ABC exporter subunit CydD has product MRPHFPSGPATRSALYVLGLLATLKALSLVLMGQAVASMLAGLLAHNPSWSEQLVWGLAGVILRSLTVWAQAVAARRAALGVKEELRSELLERALRNGARTAGPSAGGLAILATRGLDALDSYYTQFLPALVNCAAIPLLLGARILFADWISAVVIVLTVPLVPLFMVLIGRYTEDRVREAQSALARLSGHMLELAKGLPVLVGLGRAAAQRKALEDISEEYRSRTMGTLRTAFLSALALELIATISVAVVAVFIGVRLVNGDMGLEAGLLALILAPDCYLPLRELGTAHHASDEGRAALAETTAVLGAPEAEPLRPGDDACAAGPGAAVSSGAMHPAGPPAVCVTGLAVRYGGRTRPAVGPLSFTAAPGKITALTGASGAGKSTVLGVLAGTIGAGGGTTVTGRLEGFTTADLAWVPQHPVMVAATVLDELRLYLGRSAGQTAGQCTAETDDAARRCLAACAAGHLAAKHPAELSPGELRRVALARGLARIEAGATVLLLDEPTAHLDRESANVISRAISALRGQVTVLLVAHDPETRGLADDLVPVTPATGTASPVRATVGPVRSASTRATPPATLRASLPATLRQPAPEPSHRVPAPLPEQQPEVSTAPLAAAATGSDSAARRFGDTVRGVPEGEVPAGTGPTASAAAQLRRLLAPVTARFAAAGAVGTLAALFAVALAGLSGWLIIRASEQPPILYLLTAIVGVRFFGVGRATLRYAERLLLHDAVFAALTRLRGRLWESLSRRALSLRRLLQGGNVLAAVVDDVDTVRELLPRVVLPPLTAVAVAAAALTGIGLLLPAALPAMTVAALLSLVAAPALALAADRMSARTEQQLRSGVLRSVAAALDARAELHANGVCAPVLAAITSADRSATAASQRSAWAEGLGQGLTVLACGAAALASAVLAAPLALSGAVEPAIVAVVVLLQLALVEPYAGITTAVRQYPALRTVLRRISAAGVLDPLDQDPAGERTGGLVPVPSRPGGQPGIQLRALSAGWPGGPEVFTGLTATAEPGRWLAVTGASGSGKSTLLATLLGFLPARSGELSVSGRVAWCPQEAHLFDSTIRGNLMLGFPAPAGDDRRNAPQPPPEQQMEHALAAVGLGPLLARLDTHAGSGACRGLDTRIGPGGAYLSGGERQRLAVARTLLTGADVILLDEPTAHLDAESGRSLLAELRHGLTDRTVVLVTHNPDDIDAGDGRVDLDNVAATSLRPVLVSAS; this is encoded by the coding sequence ATGCGCCCGCACTTCCCGTCCGGCCCCGCGACCCGCTCCGCGCTCTACGTGCTGGGTCTGCTCGCCACCCTCAAGGCGCTGTCCCTCGTGCTGATGGGTCAGGCGGTTGCCTCCATGCTCGCGGGCCTGCTGGCCCACAACCCGTCCTGGAGCGAGCAGCTGGTCTGGGGACTCGCCGGGGTAATCCTGCGCTCCCTGACGGTCTGGGCCCAAGCGGTCGCCGCGCGCCGGGCTGCGCTGGGCGTGAAGGAGGAACTGCGCTCAGAACTGCTGGAACGGGCGCTCCGCAACGGAGCCCGGACAGCGGGCCCGTCCGCCGGCGGACTCGCCATCCTGGCCACGCGTGGCCTGGACGCCCTGGACAGCTACTACACCCAGTTCCTGCCCGCCCTTGTGAACTGCGCGGCGATCCCGCTCCTGCTCGGGGCCCGGATCCTGTTCGCAGACTGGATCAGCGCCGTCGTGATCGTGCTGACCGTGCCCCTCGTGCCGCTGTTCATGGTCCTGATCGGACGTTACACCGAGGACCGGGTGCGGGAGGCCCAGTCGGCGCTTGCCCGGCTTTCCGGCCACATGCTCGAGCTCGCCAAGGGCCTCCCCGTGCTCGTCGGACTCGGCCGGGCAGCCGCCCAGCGAAAGGCCCTCGAGGACATCTCCGAGGAATACCGTTCGCGCACCATGGGAACCCTGCGCACCGCGTTCCTTTCGGCGCTCGCGCTGGAACTCATAGCGACCATCTCCGTGGCCGTGGTGGCCGTGTTCATCGGCGTCCGGCTGGTCAACGGGGACATGGGCCTCGAAGCGGGGCTGCTGGCGCTGATCCTGGCCCCGGACTGCTACCTCCCGCTCCGGGAACTGGGCACCGCCCACCATGCCAGCGACGAGGGCCGCGCCGCGCTCGCCGAAACCACCGCCGTGCTCGGTGCACCGGAAGCCGAACCGCTGCGGCCGGGGGATGATGCTTGCGCCGCTGGCCCAGGGGCCGCGGTTTCCAGTGGAGCGATGCATCCCGCGGGACCGCCGGCGGTCTGCGTGACCGGGCTGGCCGTCCGCTACGGCGGGCGGACCCGGCCCGCCGTCGGGCCGCTCAGCTTCACCGCTGCCCCCGGGAAGATCACCGCGCTTACCGGTGCCAGCGGCGCCGGGAAAAGCACAGTCCTCGGCGTGCTTGCCGGGACCATCGGGGCGGGCGGCGGGACCACTGTCACCGGTCGACTTGAGGGATTCACGACGGCGGACCTCGCCTGGGTTCCACAACACCCGGTGATGGTCGCCGCGACCGTGCTGGACGAACTGCGGCTGTACCTGGGCCGGTCCGCGGGCCAGACCGCGGGCCAGTGCACCGCGGAGACGGACGATGCTGCCCGCCGCTGCCTGGCCGCCTGCGCCGCGGGGCATCTCGCCGCGAAGCACCCCGCCGAGCTCAGCCCGGGGGAGCTGCGCCGGGTGGCGCTGGCCCGCGGCCTGGCCCGGATCGAGGCCGGAGCCACCGTGCTGCTGCTCGACGAACCTACCGCCCACCTGGACCGGGAATCCGCCAACGTGATCAGCCGCGCGATCTCCGCGCTGCGCGGACAGGTGACGGTACTGCTCGTGGCGCACGACCCGGAGACGCGCGGGCTGGCGGATGACCTCGTGCCGGTGACCCCCGCGACCGGGACTGCGTCACCTGTCCGGGCAACCGTCGGGCCGGTCCGCTCGGCGTCGACGCGGGCGACGCCGCCTGCAACGCTGCGGGCGTCGCTGCCCGCGACGCTGCGGCAGCCAGCGCCGGAACCATCCCACCGCGTCCCGGCACCCTTGCCGGAACAGCAGCCCGAGGTGTCGACGGCCCCGCTGGCGGCGGCCGCAACAGGCTCGGATTCCGCCGCGCGGCGCTTCGGGGACACCGTGAGAGGTGTCCCCGAAGGCGAGGTCCCCGCCGGCACCGGTCCCACGGCTTCGGCAGCAGCCCAGCTCCGCCGGCTGCTGGCGCCCGTGACGGCCAGGTTCGCCGCCGCCGGAGCCGTCGGCACGCTGGCGGCACTTTTTGCCGTTGCCCTCGCCGGACTGTCCGGCTGGCTGATTATCCGGGCGAGCGAACAGCCTCCCATCCTCTATCTGCTCACCGCAATCGTGGGAGTGCGCTTCTTCGGCGTCGGCCGGGCAACGCTGCGCTACGCGGAGCGGCTGCTGCTGCACGACGCCGTCTTCGCCGCCCTGACCCGGCTCCGCGGCCGGCTCTGGGAGTCGCTGAGCCGCCGTGCCCTGTCGTTGCGCCGACTCCTGCAGGGCGGCAACGTCCTGGCCGCCGTGGTGGACGACGTGGACACGGTCCGGGAACTGCTGCCGCGGGTGGTCCTGCCGCCGCTTACCGCCGTCGCCGTCGCGGCGGCGGCATTGACCGGGATCGGCCTGCTGCTGCCGGCGGCCCTGCCCGCCATGACCGTTGCCGCGCTGCTTAGCCTCGTCGCAGCCCCGGCGCTGGCCCTCGCGGCGGACCGGATGTCCGCCCGCACCGAGCAGCAGCTCCGTTCCGGTGTGCTCCGCAGCGTCGCGGCCGCCCTTGACGCCCGCGCCGAACTCCACGCCAACGGCGTCTGCGCCCCGGTCCTCGCGGCGATCACCAGCGCGGACCGCTCCGCGACAGCAGCCTCCCAACGGTCCGCGTGGGCCGAAGGCCTCGGCCAGGGGCTCACGGTGCTCGCCTGCGGAGCCGCTGCCCTGGCCAGCGCCGTGCTGGCCGCGCCGCTGGCCCTCAGCGGAGCGGTGGAGCCCGCAATTGTTGCGGTCGTGGTGCTGTTGCAGCTCGCGCTCGTGGAGCCGTATGCCGGGATCACGACGGCGGTCCGCCAGTACCCTGCACTCCGGACCGTGTTGCGGCGCATCAGCGCGGCCGGCGTCCTGGACCCGCTCGACCAGGATCCGGCCGGCGAAAGGACCGGCGGACTCGTGCCGGTGCCGTCCCGGCCGGGCGGCCAGCCGGGGATCCAGCTGCGGGCACTGTCTGCGGGCTGGCCGGGCGGCCCGGAAGTCTTCACCGGGCTCACCGCGACGGCGGAACCGGGACGTTGGCTCGCGGTGACCGGGGCCTCGGGCTCCGGCAAGTCCACGCTGCTGGCCACGCTCCTGGGCTTCCTGCCGGCACGGAGCGGAGAGCTGTCCGTCAGCGGCCGTGTTGCCTGGTGCCCGCAGGAGGCTCACCTGTTCGATTCCACGATCCGCGGCAATCTGATGCTCGGATTTCCGGCCCCTGCAGGGGATGACCGGCGGAACGCGCCGCAGCCGCCGCCGGAGCAGCAGATGGAGCATGCCCTTGCCGCGGTGGGCCTCGGCCCACTCCTCGCCCGGCTGGACACCCACGCCGGCAGCGGGGCCTGCCGCGGCCTGGACACCCGGATCGGTCCAGGCGGCGCCTACCTCAGCGGCGGGGAGCGCCAGCGGCTGGCGGTCGCGCGTACCCTTCTGACCGGGGCGGATGTGATCCTGCTCGATGAGCCCACGGCGCATCTGGACGCGGAGTCCGGCCGGAGCCTGCTGGCCGAACTCCGGCACGGCCTGACGGACCGCACCGTGGTCCTCGTGACGCACAACCCGGACGACATCGACGCCGGAGACGGCCGCGTGGACCTCGACAACGTCGCGGCCACGAGCTTGCGTCCCGTTCTGGTGAGCGCCTCTTAG
- a CDS encoding M56 family metallopeptidase: MFWTSWFLAVLAIVLAWPVPIMLSRAQWPARSPFTAMLLWQAIALAGGLSMIGAMLVYGLEPAGDNLLAGLTSLAGMVFQNAPTTVLGFWHIFALSAAALLTAHLVFTLLLTYYKIQRQRRRHRELLALLASPSADGPKTMVLNLDSPVAYCLPGGARSVTVLSDGLMAALEPAELRAVLIHENAHLSQRHHLLLWAFAAWRQALPWLPTTRLAQEAVNSLIEMLADDVALKTESKATLIRAIAIVASGSAGAPETPLDFGEPGLVDVEPDQPGAIGGTGSARTTASRVSRLLSPQPPLPEPLRAAVLAACLLLLAVPTALLIVPGLLG; encoded by the coding sequence ATGTTCTGGACCTCATGGTTTCTGGCGGTCCTGGCGATAGTCCTGGCGTGGCCGGTGCCTATCATGCTCTCCCGTGCCCAGTGGCCGGCCCGGTCCCCGTTTACGGCCATGCTCCTGTGGCAGGCGATTGCCCTTGCCGGCGGTCTCTCGATGATCGGCGCCATGCTTGTCTACGGGCTGGAGCCCGCCGGGGACAACCTGCTGGCGGGGCTGACGTCCCTGGCGGGGATGGTCTTTCAGAACGCGCCCACCACGGTGCTGGGCTTCTGGCACATCTTTGCGCTCTCTGCGGCGGCCCTGCTGACGGCACACCTCGTGTTCACCCTGCTGCTGACCTATTACAAGATCCAGCGGCAGAGGCGCCGGCACCGTGAACTGCTCGCCCTGCTGGCCTCGCCGTCCGCGGACGGTCCGAAGACCATGGTGCTCAACCTCGACTCCCCGGTGGCGTACTGCCTGCCGGGGGGCGCACGCTCCGTCACGGTCCTCTCCGACGGGCTGATGGCGGCGCTGGAACCCGCCGAGCTCCGGGCGGTCCTGATCCACGAGAATGCCCACCTCAGCCAGCGCCACCACCTCCTGCTCTGGGCCTTCGCCGCCTGGCGCCAGGCGCTGCCGTGGCTGCCCACCACGCGGCTCGCGCAGGAAGCGGTCAACTCGCTGATCGAGATGCTCGCCGATGATGTGGCGCTGAAGACGGAGAGCAAGGCAACGCTGATCCGGGCCATCGCGATCGTGGCCAGTGGCTCCGCCGGAGCACCGGAGACTCCGCTGGACTTCGGCGAACCGGGGCTGGTGGACGTCGAACCCGACCAGCCCGGCGCCATCGGCGGGACCGGTTCGGCGCGCACCACCGCCTCCCGGGTCAGCCGGCTGCTTTCCCCCCAGCCGCCGCTGCCGGAGCCGCTGCGCGCCGCCGTGCTGGCAGCCTGCCTGCTGCTGCTGGCCGTGCCGACTGCGCTGCTGATCGTCCCGGGCCTCCTCGGCTAA
- a CDS encoding M20/M25/M40 family metallo-hydrolase, with translation MRHRRMRAAAIAATMGLAVGFAPPAAADTGADSGDLRAAVSAKNIMSHLKALQAAAKANGGNRAAGTRGYEKSARYIEDELKDAGYKPVRQRFTYHRYDFVAAALERISPMPRIYGYGATDGFLDMHYSGAGEVTARVSDVDINLAGDRGSTSGCERADFSGFPSGHIALIQRGTCGFRDKVDNAVAAGAAGVIVFNQGDVVPGDDRMGLFGGTLEAPQVKVPVLSTTFDNGAELAAFGAATLRLAVDATVTRIRSFNILADTGGRADRKVVVGAHLDSVGEGPGINDNGTGVGAILETAIQLKETGEKARNRVRFAFWGGEEDGLIGSDYYVSRLSDRQLKDHAVNLNFDMVGSPNYVRYVYDGDGSSYGEAGPDGSGVVERVFLDYFASQNLPAAPTALDGRSDYFGFIENGIPAGGLFTGAEDLKTPEEAAIFGGTAGAPHDPCYHAACDTLANVNTTVLDQMADAIAHATLTFAQTKSAINGTATGKGFADLQFKGPSRLR, from the coding sequence ATGAGGCACCGGAGAATGCGCGCTGCGGCCATCGCGGCCACGATGGGGCTGGCAGTCGGATTCGCACCGCCCGCCGCCGCCGACACAGGAGCGGACTCCGGTGACCTGCGGGCTGCCGTGTCCGCGAAAAACATCATGTCCCACCTCAAGGCGCTGCAGGCAGCCGCGAAGGCCAACGGCGGGAACCGGGCTGCCGGAACACGGGGATACGAGAAATCGGCCCGCTATATCGAGGACGAACTCAAGGACGCCGGCTACAAACCGGTCCGCCAGCGGTTCACGTACCACCGGTACGACTTCGTGGCAGCGGCCCTGGAGCGCATCTCCCCGATGCCAAGGATTTACGGTTACGGTGCCACGGACGGGTTCCTGGATATGCACTATTCCGGTGCCGGTGAGGTGACTGCCCGGGTCAGCGACGTCGACATCAACCTTGCCGGCGACCGCGGCTCGACGAGCGGCTGTGAGAGAGCTGATTTCTCGGGCTTCCCGTCCGGCCACATCGCCCTCATCCAGCGCGGCACCTGCGGTTTCCGGGACAAAGTGGACAACGCCGTCGCCGCCGGGGCGGCCGGCGTGATCGTCTTCAATCAGGGCGATGTGGTACCGGGAGATGACCGTATGGGCCTGTTCGGTGGAACCCTGGAGGCTCCCCAGGTCAAGGTCCCGGTCCTTAGCACGACCTTTGACAACGGCGCCGAACTTGCCGCGTTCGGCGCTGCAACACTGCGCTTGGCCGTTGATGCCACGGTCACCCGGATAAGGTCCTTCAACATCCTGGCCGATACGGGCGGACGTGCCGACCGGAAGGTGGTCGTCGGCGCGCACCTGGACTCCGTCGGCGAGGGACCCGGAATCAACGACAACGGCACGGGAGTCGGTGCCATCCTGGAGACGGCGATCCAGTTGAAGGAGACCGGCGAAAAAGCGAGGAACCGGGTTCGGTTCGCCTTCTGGGGCGGCGAGGAGGACGGGCTGATCGGCTCGGACTACTACGTTTCCCGGCTTTCGGACCGCCAGCTCAAGGATCACGCCGTCAACCTGAATTTCGATATGGTCGGTTCGCCGAACTATGTCAGGTACGTCTACGACGGCGACGGTTCATCGTACGGCGAAGCGGGTCCTGATGGCTCCGGGGTCGTTGAAAGGGTCTTTCTGGACTACTTCGCGTCCCAAAACCTGCCGGCCGCGCCGACGGCCTTGGACGGGCGCTCGGACTACTTCGGTTTCATCGAGAACGGTATCCCGGCCGGGGGCCTGTTTACCGGCGCGGAGGACCTGAAGACTCCGGAAGAGGCGGCCATTTTCGGCGGGACGGCGGGCGCGCCGCACGACCCCTGCTACCACGCGGCTTGCGATACCCTCGCCAACGTCAACACCACGGTGCTCGATCAGATGGCCGACGCGATCGCGCACGCGACGCTGACCTTCGCCCAGACCAAATCGGCGATAAACGGCACGGCCACGGGCAAAGGCTTCGCGGACCTCCAATTCAAGGGACCCAGCAGGCTGAGGTAG
- a CDS encoding DUF6766 family protein: MKKAVRNNGLSLFFGVIFLLALLGQGLTGHALFNQEQVSAGLDEITAAQYLTSSSFAVDVSENWQSEYLQFLLYVFATIWLVQKGSPESKEVDQGGLESDEKQLVGEHSNPKSPAWAKASGWRRTVYSNSLGLTMGLIFILSWLVQSIAGNSAYNEEQLRSFQQPVGWTEYLVSPEFWNRTLQNWQSEFLAVGSMVVLSIYLRQRGSPESKPVGSAHDDTGMTG, encoded by the coding sequence TTGAAAAAAGCAGTGAGAAACAACGGTCTGAGCCTTTTCTTCGGAGTGATCTTCCTTCTGGCCCTACTCGGGCAGGGACTCACCGGTCACGCCCTGTTCAACCAGGAGCAGGTTTCCGCCGGACTCGACGAAATCACTGCGGCCCAGTACCTGACCTCATCCAGCTTCGCCGTCGACGTCTCCGAAAACTGGCAGTCCGAGTACCTGCAGTTCCTCCTGTACGTCTTCGCGACCATCTGGCTGGTCCAAAAAGGATCACCGGAATCAAAGGAGGTGGACCAGGGGGGCCTGGAATCTGACGAGAAACAGCTCGTCGGCGAGCACAGCAACCCAAAATCCCCGGCCTGGGCCAAGGCATCCGGCTGGCGCCGAACGGTCTACTCGAACTCCCTTGGACTGACGATGGGGTTGATCTTCATCCTGTCGTGGCTCGTTCAATCTATTGCCGGGAACAGCGCCTACAACGAGGAACAGCTCAGGAGCTTCCAGCAACCTGTCGGCTGGACCGAGTACCTCGTTTCCCCCGAGTTCTGGAACCGCACTCTTCAGAACTGGCAGTCGGAATTCCTCGCCGTCGGGTCCATGGTCGTTTTGTCCATCTACCTTCGCCAGCGGGGCTCACCGGAATCCAAGCCCGTTGGCTCCGCGCACGATGACACCGGCATGACCGGCTGA
- a CDS encoding BlaI/MecI/CopY family transcriptional regulator, translating into MASLGELERAVMDLLWAGQEAATANTLRDLLAQSTRAEGGTAGHEGKDLAVTTVLTVLSRLERKGLVERERGTRPHRYQAVSSRADHTAELMHEVLVSAPDREAVLARFIGSVSDSEAETLRKLLGRS; encoded by the coding sequence ATGGCAAGTCTCGGTGAACTGGAACGGGCAGTGATGGATCTGCTCTGGGCAGGCCAGGAGGCTGCGACGGCCAATACGCTGCGGGATCTGCTGGCGCAGAGCACCCGCGCGGAGGGCGGCACCGCGGGGCACGAGGGCAAGGATCTGGCCGTCACCACGGTACTGACGGTCCTGTCCCGCCTTGAGCGCAAGGGCCTGGTGGAGCGCGAGCGCGGCACACGGCCGCACCGCTACCAGGCGGTGTCCAGCCGGGCTGACCACACGGCCGAGCTGATGCATGAGGTCTTGGTGTCCGCGCCGGACCGCGAAGCCGTGCTGGCGCGTTTTATTGGTTCGGTCTCCGATTCGGAAGCGGAAACGTTGCGCAAACTGCTGGGCCGCAGCTAG
- the cydB gene encoding cytochrome d ubiquinol oxidase subunit II codes for MELLPTIWFIAIAVLWTGYLFLEGFDLGVGMLMKVFARNNTERRVLLNTIGPVWDGNEVWLLTAAGATFAAFPLWYASLFSALYLPLLVVLVALIFRAVAFEYRGKVDTPQWRARWDWAISAGSLTAAFGVGALLALTTTGLPLNANGDREGGPFAWFNAYAVLGGLAVVGFSLLHGLAFLALKTDGDVRHRARRWFVRLLPGLLLPLAGWAVSLQLLSGEAWTVIAVAAAVAAAVLAWYFARHGAEGMAFLSLGAFLLLGTASIFGAAFPVVLPSSLNPEFDLTIFNASSSDYTLGLMSIVACVGLPLVLAYQAWTYWVFRRRVSAAHIPEAHSFLPAIAAKALAPKD; via the coding sequence ATGGAACTGCTTCCCACCATCTGGTTCATTGCCATCGCGGTGCTGTGGACGGGCTATCTCTTCCTGGAGGGCTTCGACCTCGGTGTCGGCATGCTGATGAAGGTCTTCGCCCGGAACAACACCGAACGCCGCGTCCTGCTCAACACGATCGGACCCGTCTGGGATGGAAACGAGGTCTGGCTGCTGACCGCGGCCGGCGCCACCTTTGCCGCCTTCCCGCTCTGGTACGCCTCCCTGTTCTCCGCGCTCTACCTGCCGCTGCTGGTGGTCCTCGTCGCGCTGATCTTCCGCGCCGTCGCGTTCGAATACCGCGGCAAGGTGGACACCCCGCAGTGGCGTGCCCGCTGGGACTGGGCCATCTCGGCCGGCTCGCTCACCGCAGCCTTCGGCGTCGGCGCCCTGTTGGCGCTCACCACCACGGGGCTTCCGCTGAACGCCAACGGCGACCGGGAGGGCGGCCCGTTCGCCTGGTTCAACGCCTACGCCGTCCTCGGCGGGCTCGCCGTCGTCGGGTTTTCGCTCCTGCACGGCCTCGCCTTCCTGGCCCTGAAGACCGACGGCGACGTCCGGCACCGCGCCCGCCGGTGGTTCGTCCGGCTGCTGCCGGGGCTGCTGCTGCCGCTCGCCGGGTGGGCGGTGAGCCTGCAGCTGCTCAGCGGCGAAGCCTGGACGGTGATAGCGGTGGCCGCTGCGGTGGCCGCTGCGGTCCTCGCCTGGTACTTCGCCCGGCACGGGGCGGAGGGCATGGCGTTCCTGTCCCTCGGCGCCTTCCTGCTGCTCGGCACCGCCTCGATCTTCGGCGCCGCATTCCCCGTGGTGCTTCCCTCCTCGCTCAACCCGGAATTCGACCTGACGATCTTCAACGCCTCCTCCTCGGACTACACGCTGGGGTTGATGAGCATTGTGGCCTGCGTCGGGCTACCGCTCGTGCTGGCCTACCAGGCCTGGACCTACTGGGTGTTCCGGCGCCGCGTGAGCGCCGCCCACATCCCCGAAGCCCACAGCTTCCTTCCCGCGATCGCCGCCAAAGCGCTGGCACCCAAGGACTGA